The Polynucleobacter sp. MWH-CaK5 region GAGGGGCTTGAGAATCTAGCCCTGATTCCAGGAACAGTGGGTGCAGCACCGATTCAAAATATTGGCGCTTATGGTTTGGAGTTGGCCCAAGTGTTTGATAGTCTTTGCGCGTTTGATACTTTGAGCAATAAGTTCATCAAGCTATCTAAAGAGCAATGTGATTTTTCATATAGAAACAGTGTTTTTAAAAAGCAGCCGGGACGCTATGTAGTTGTTTCAGTTTGTTTTGCACTTCCCAAAGAATGGAAGGCCAATCTTTCTTATGCAGAGTTGAATAAAGCTTTTCAAGATCAAGCAAAGGTTTGCGCCAAAGATATCTTTGAAAAAGTTTGCTCGATTCGTCAAGCGAAGTTACCAGACCCTCAAGTGATTGGTAACGCAGGTAGTTTTTTCCATAACCCTGTTGTGGGTTATCAGCAGCATCTTGAATTAAAGAAGCAATTCCCATTGATGGTGAGCTACCCAACTGATGCAAGTAATCTTGAAGGTGATTGGAAATTAGCTGCGGGCTGGTTGATTGATCAGTGCGGCTTCAAAGGTCAGCGTCAGGGCCATGTGGGTGTGTATGAAAAGCAAGCTTTAGTCTTAGTCAATCATGGTGCTGGCACGGGACTTGAATTACTTGGCTTGGCTGATGCGATCAAACAAAAAGTTAAAGAAACATTTGGTGTTTCTTTAACGATTGAGCCAATCATTTATTAATGATCTAAGATCTTGTTACTAAGTGCTAGATTGAAAAATCTGTTGATCAGAAAAAGATTTTGATGATTAAAGCAGCAGTAGCCACAGCGGTAGCGTGACTGCAGCAGCAATCGTCATGATTGAAATGCACACTGCCACCAAAGCTCCATCTCCACCCATCCGATTAGCTAAAACATAAGCTGTTGTGGCAGTTGGCATCGCAGCAAATAGCACTACACTGTTCAATTGCCCTTGAGACAAGCCCATGTAGCGACCCAGAATAATTGCCACAGCTGGCATGGCCAATAATTTAATCGCACTCCAATAAGCAATCAGAGCCCCATCTTTTTTGCTCTGAATCCACATCAAGCCTGATCCAACGGTGAGAAGGCCCAAGCCAATCGATGCCGCTCCTAGGCGCGACATGCTAAGAGCGATGGGTTCTGGCAGTTTTAAGCCTAGAACGTTGCTGATCAATCCCAAAGTGGTTGCGATGATCAAAGGGTTCTTTAAGAGCTCTTTGAAAATGTGAGATTCAGAATTTTTCGCCAAGGCCCAAACGGCAAAACCATTCGCGACTGGTACAAAGCATCCAGTGGTGATCGCCATCAATGCCACACCCTCTTCGCCAGCTAAGCGACCAGCCGCAGCAAAGGCGATGTAAGAGTTAAAACGAAACGCTGTTTGAAAACCTGATGACCAACTCATGGAAGATGGTTTGAAAATCCATTTAGCTGCAAAGCTAAGACCCATGGCGCTGAAAAAAGCCACAGCAGCAACCAACAACATATTGCTGGTACCGCCCCAATCAAAATAGGTTTGATTGATGGAGTGGAATAAAAGGGCAGGGAAAAGCACGTAATAAACCAGCTTTTCAACACTCTCCCAGACTGTTTTGTCTAAAACTGTGTAGCGCACCAGCAAGAAACCCAGCAAAATGAGCAGGAAGTCTGGAAGCAGTAAAAATGCAGGATTCACAGTGTCTCTTTTAGAATAAAAGCTCAATGGTAGTCAAAAAAACAACTTCTGGCAGAAAAACTGATATTGATCAGCAATTTCAGGATGATGCCCCTATGAGTAAAGTCTTGATCAGGAGCATGGAAGCTGTTGATATCTTCTGTGATGCTTGTTGGCTTGAAGATGGCTTATCTAAAAATACATTGAGTGCTTACCGACAAGATTTGAATATTTTTTCTAAATGGTTAGATGTTGATCGCCAAAAGTTTATTTACGATGCCAACGCGGCAGATGTGATGGCCTACATTGCTCATAGACGATCAGACAAAGCCACCACGGCCAATCGTCGTTTGACTGTCTTAAGACGTTTTTATCGTTTGGGTATTCGCAAGAATTTAATCAAGGCAGATCCCTGCCTTAATTTAAGAGCAGCAAAACAAGCGCCACGTTTTCCGAAAACACTCAGTGAGTCGCAGGTTGAATCTTTATTGGCCGCACCTGATTTAAATACAGCCTTGGGGGTTCGCGACAGAACCATGCTCGAGTTGATGTATGCCAGTGGTTTGCGTGTCTCAGAAATAGTTTCTTTGAAAACCATTGAAGTTGGTTTGAATGAAGGTGTTGTGCGTGTGGTCAGCGGCAAGGGTGGTAAAGAGAGATTGGTGCCTTTTGGGATGGAAGCTGCCACATGGTTAAAGCGCTATCTTGATGAATCAAGACCACAGCTTCTCAGCGCATCCAAACAAAACTCTTCAAGTCAGTATTTATTTTTAGCTCGTCATACTGGTGATGGTATGACGCGCCAAGCTTTTTGGCACATCATCAAGCGCTATGCCACGATTGCTAATGTCAATGTGCCTTTGTCACCACACACGCTGCGTCATGCCTTTGCCACTCATTTATTGAACCATGGGGCTGATTTGAGGGTGGTGCAATTATTATTAGGTCATGCAGATATTTCAACGACTCAGATTTACACTCACGTGGCACGTGAACGTTTAAAAAGTATTCATCAACAGCATCATCCAAGGGCAAGCATATGAACCAATTCATGTTCAGTGGTTTAGTGGTTTTAATGGCGTATTTGATCGGTTCCATTTCTTTTGCAGTGGTTATTAGCAAGCTCATGGGCTTGCCTGATCCGCACAGTTATGGCTCTGGTAATCCAGGGGCCACCAATGTATTGAGAACAGGTAGCAAGGCTGCGGCTGTGCTAACTCTTTTGGGTGATGCCGCCAAAGGATATATTGCTGTCATTCTTGCCAGAGCTTTGGTGGGGGTGGATATTGATTCTTGGGTCTTACCAGCTGTGGCCGTCGCAGCATTTATAGGCCATCTATTCCCAGTGTTTCATGGTTTCAAAGGTGGCAAGGGAGTTGCCACAGCCTTGGGTATTCTTCTGGCCATTAATTGGGTATTGGGACTCGCAACTCTATCAACTTGGTTGATCGTGGCAGTTTTCTTAAGATACTCATCTTTGGCAGCTTTGATCTCTGCTTTGTTTGCCCCAGTTTATTTTGTTTTCTTATTTGGCATTCAGCCAATGGCCATGGCTATTTTGTTGATGAGTGCTTTATTGATTTGGCGTCATCGCTCAAACATTGCAAATTTACTGAATGGCACTGAGGGTCGTTTGGGTAAGAAGAAGTAACAAAGTAGTAACAGTTAACAATGCATTAAAAAAGCCACTTAGTTGTCTAAGTGGCTTTTTGTTTACGAGCTTTGGTTCAGCTGTTTTGATTTTAATTATTTAATGATCAAAACTGGTTGCTTAGATTGAGCCAATACTTGAGATGTCACTGAGCCCATCACAAGACTCATCAAAGAGCTGCGACCATGAGAACCCATCACAATCATTTCTGCTTTGGCTGTTTTAGTTTCAGCGAGGATGGTGTCAGCAACGTGACCAATTTTTTGAACTAATTTATAAGGTACTTTTGCCTTATCTAATTTCGCTGTTGCTGCTTTGATCGCGGCTTTGCTCTGATCGGCGTACCAATCAGCGATATTTTTTTTGGAAATATATTGAGTAACTTCAGGTGGGATGACGTTTGGTTCAACGTGCAAAACGATCAAACCAGATCCTTTGCCTGAAAACATTGATGCATTTTGAATCAAATAATCAATTGCTTTGATGCTGTGCTTTGAGCCGTCAATCGATACAAGAACTTTCATTGAATCTCCTTTAGTTACTTTATTAACATTTCTACTATTCAATATTAAGCCATATTTATTCAATCTAATCAAAAGATTTGATTTTGATGCGGCTGATTCTTTTGGAGGCTTCTTTATTGAAAAACTTGATTAAATCAATGCATCTTTGACTGCGTATTGCTTGAGAGTTTCAAGGTCAACGTATTCAAGGGCATTGATGTGCGTGCTTTCTAGTTGTATCAGAGGAGCGCAGTTGGCTTCAAGTGCTTCTCTCCAACGATTCAAACACAAGCACCATTGATCGCCTGCCACGAGGCCAGGAAATGCCCACTCTGGCCGAGGGGTAATCAAGTCATTGCCTCTTTGAAGGCTGAATTGCAAAAACTCATCGGTGACAACCGCGCACACCAAATGACTGCCTTTATCTTGAGCGTCTGTTTTGCAACAGCCATCTCTAAAAAATCCTGTGAGTGGATCAAATGAGCAGGGAACGATGGGTTCACCAAACACATTGAGGGTGACTTCTTGGGATGCGTGATTGTGAGCTTGCTTCTGTGTCATGAAATTCAATCAATGTGTTAACAATGACACCAGTGTATTGGTTTTATTTTATTTGCGTGGTTACTCACTAATTTCACTGAAAGCCCCTAAAAGCGAAGGCCCTTAATAAAGATTACACTGATTTACATGAGTTCATCATCCCACTCTTCTGCCAATGCACCCATTCATTCACTGAAGCCATTCACGCTTTTTTATGATGGTGCTTGCCCTTTGTGTTTGGCAGAGATCACTTTTTTAAAGTCACGCAATCAAGCTGGCTTATTGAGCTTTGTGGATATTAATTCCGCGAACTATGATCCCCAAGCGGTGGGTGTATCTTGCAAAGAAGCTTTAGCCAAGATGTATGGCCAAGTAGAAGGTGAGACCCCAATCAATGGCGTGGCTGTTTTTGGTGAGGCTTATCGCAGGGCTGATTTGAAAATATTGGCCTGGATTTTTACGAGACCTTGGATGATGCCCATCCTAAAACCCAGTTATTGGTTCTTTGCCAAGTATCGGCACGGCATTTCTTCTTTATTAGGTCCATGCCTTTTGAGGTTTGTTAGAAAACGCTACCCAACTATTGACTAGTAATAATAAAAAAGCCCCATCAAACTGATGAGGCTTTTTGTATTCTGGTGGGTCGGGCGAGATTCGAACTCGCGACCAACGGATTAAAAGAAGACCAATCCGTTGGGTAGGTTTTTAGAACCCTATTCCTATTGGCTTTAAAGGGAGGTATACTAAAACCACTAAAGTAACCACTAAAGTCGTTCGAGTCCTATTTTGACTACCAAACCGAAAAAACCTATAAAAATCAAACCTAAAGGTAGTGGAGCTATTCCCGTACCCGATACGGTGGAGACGGTTCCTGGTTATCCAACCAAACTCAAATTCTTTAAGGTTTATTGTTCTCGGTACTATTGGTCCCGTGTTTACATCAACGGATCCTACAAAGTCCGTAGTCTGAAAACTGAAAGTCGTAAAGAAGCGATTAATTTGGCTAAAAAGTTCTATGAGGACTCGTTGGTGGGTGTTCGTACAGGTCAATCAAAGGCTCCCAAGAGTCGTACCTTCAGTAATATCGGAATAGCTTATTTGGAGTCCATTAATACGGCTGGAAATCGGGTATACAAAGACGATTCAAATAGGTTCAAAAAAGAACTGATTCCTCATTTTGGTGAAAAGGATATTGGTGAGGTTACAAATTCAGATATTTCTGACCTCATTAAGAAACTTCAAAACCGTGGACTATCACCAGCTACAGTCAATCACTACATCATCGTTCTAAGAAAAATCCTAAAATTTGCTTCTGATAACCGATTAATTCAGTCGATTCCGAATTTCCCAAGAATTAAGGGGAAAACTACATCGGTCACTAAGAGGGATTATTTCGATCAAAAAGAATATAAGACTCTCACGGATACAGTCGATAAGTTAGTTAAGAAAAAAGAAAAGGTTCGTGGGGTATTGATTACTGAAGAAATGAGATATTTGATTCAGTTCATGGTGAATACATTCATTAGACCGAGTGACCTTCGTGTTCTGAAACATCAACACATTAAGGTAATGATTAATCCTGACGAGCCTGATCCAAGATATAACAAATACCTTT contains the following coding sequences:
- the murB gene encoding UDP-N-acetylmuramate dehydrogenase — translated: MKIELNATLREHNTFGFDVSAQYLVHLTEVVDVPELIQKAQKDNVPWQIFGGGSNLVLAKDLAGYTGLMEIKGRQLLKETATHFYIEAMAGESWHELVSWSLENNYEGLENLALIPGTVGAAPIQNIGAYGLELAQVFDSLCAFDTLSNKFIKLSKEQCDFSYRNSVFKKQPGRYVVVSVCFALPKEWKANLSYAELNKAFQDQAKVCAKDIFEKVCSIRQAKLPDPQVIGNAGSFFHNPVVGYQQHLELKKQFPLMVSYPTDASNLEGDWKLAAGWLIDQCGFKGQRQGHVGVYEKQALVLVNHGAGTGLELLGLADAIKQKVKETFGVSLTIEPIIY
- a CDS encoding AEC family transporter gives rise to the protein MNPAFLLLPDFLLILLGFLLVRYTVLDKTVWESVEKLVYYVLFPALLFHSINQTYFDWGGTSNMLLVAAVAFFSAMGLSFAAKWIFKPSSMSWSSGFQTAFRFNSYIAFAAAGRLAGEEGVALMAITTGCFVPVANGFAVWALAKNSESHIFKELLKNPLIIATTLGLISNVLGLKLPEPIALSMSRLGAASIGLGLLTVGSGLMWIQSKKDGALIAYWSAIKLLAMPAVAIILGRYMGLSQGQLNSVVLFAAMPTATTAYVLANRMGGDGALVAVCISIMTIAAAVTLPLWLLLL
- the xerD gene encoding site-specific tyrosine recombinase XerD, with the translated sequence MVVKKTTSGRKTDIDQQFQDDAPMSKVLIRSMEAVDIFCDACWLEDGLSKNTLSAYRQDLNIFSKWLDVDRQKFIYDANAADVMAYIAHRRSDKATTANRRLTVLRRFYRLGIRKNLIKADPCLNLRAAKQAPRFPKTLSESQVESLLAAPDLNTALGVRDRTMLELMYASGLRVSEIVSLKTIEVGLNEGVVRVVSGKGGKERLVPFGMEAATWLKRYLDESRPQLLSASKQNSSSQYLFLARHTGDGMTRQAFWHIIKRYATIANVNVPLSPHTLRHAFATHLLNHGADLRVVQLLLGHADISTTQIYTHVARERLKSIHQQHHPRASI
- the plsY gene encoding glycerol-3-phosphate 1-O-acyltransferase PlsY, with translation MNQFMFSGLVVLMAYLIGSISFAVVISKLMGLPDPHSYGSGNPGATNVLRTGSKAAAVLTLLGDAAKGYIAVILARALVGVDIDSWVLPAVAVAAFIGHLFPVFHGFKGGKGVATALGILLAINWVLGLATLSTWLIVAVFLRYSSLAALISALFAPVYFVFLFGIQPMAMAILLMSALLIWRHRSNIANLLNGTEGRLGKKK
- a CDS encoding universal stress protein encodes the protein MKVLVSIDGSKHSIKAIDYLIQNASMFSGKGSGLIVLHVEPNVIPPEVTQYISKKNIADWYADQSKAAIKAATAKLDKAKVPYKLVQKIGHVADTILAETKTAKAEMIVMGSHGRSSLMSLVMGSVTSQVLAQSKQPVLIIK
- a CDS encoding DUF2237 family protein, whose translation is MTQKQAHNHASQEVTLNVFGEPIVPCSFDPLTGFFRDGCCKTDAQDKGSHLVCAVVTDEFLQFSLQRGNDLITPRPEWAFPGLVAGDQWCLCLNRWREALEANCAPLIQLESTHINALEYVDLETLKQYAVKDALI
- a CDS encoding thiol-disulfide oxidoreductase DCC family protein, which produces MSSSSHSSANAPIHSLKPFTLFYDGACPLCLAEITFLKSRNQAGLLSFVDINSANYDPQAVGVSCKEALAKMYGQVEGETPINGVAVFGEAYRRADLKILAWIFTRPWMMPILKPSYWFFAKYRHGISSLLGPCLLRFVRKRYPTID
- a CDS encoding tyrosine-type recombinase/integrase, whose product is MTTKPKKPIKIKPKGSGAIPVPDTVETVPGYPTKLKFFKVYCSRYYWSRVYINGSYKVRSLKTESRKEAINLAKKFYEDSLVGVRTGQSKAPKSRTFSNIGIAYLESINTAGNRVYKDDSNRFKKELIPHFGEKDIGEVTNSDISDLIKKLQNRGLSPATVNHYIIVLRKILKFASDNRLIQSIPNFPRIKGKTTSVTKRDYFDQKEYKTLTDTVDKLVKKKEKVRGVLITEEMRYLIQFMVNTFIRPSDLRVLKHQHIKVMINPDEPDPRYNKYLLLSHPATKTTDQEVVSMYGAEGVYKKLADYQKKRGYDKNTDYLFLPEYKNRNTMMNILSRLFRKIVEEAGITGEGEKHTLYSLRHSAIMFRLQLGNVNTLQLAKNARTSQAMIEKHYASRLTNLMGLKELHSFKSVQEADKPEKLGKTNKVTKGSKSKSPPQ